tatttgtaatttaatgagacataaaagataaatgcaaaaaaagaacaaaacacacacaaaataggACAACAGAGTATATCCATTATTAGAACTTATTGGGTCAATTTGTCCCTATAATTAGCTTAAAATTAGATATTTAGCCATTCTATTACAATTCAAAACCACCCTTGTAATGATCTCCTAAGGTCAAAACATCAAGTCTAAAAGTTGTTACTGTCAGCTTGTTTAAATGTGAAGTCTGAGGGCAGACTTGTACAGACCCATCTCCGCTGGGGTTTAAATGCCTTGCAAGTGTGAACTGACTCTCGGCGATTCAcgcaatatttgctttttttgccAGTCCCATGTCTTGGACAAGCCAGTTGGTGGCGGTACTGCTCCGTTACGTTGTTTGTCAACCACCATTTAGAAAaagtagtagaagaagaaggtCTTGTACAAGCATGGCTGCGTCCAAAAGAAAACGTGGAGGAGATAGAGCCTTTgacaaaaaggggaaaaaggGTAAATTTGTTGTAGATAAAGACGAAACTCCGCCAGAAACCGAGCAGGAGGCAAAAAATGAAGTTACCGTCCCAGCACCGGTTTCTTTGGTAAGTGATTGGCCTTGTTATTAGCCATTAAGCTAGCACCAGCTCTCATGTAGAatccattttcatttgttaCAGAAGGTGATTAATGGTACTAATGGAAGACTTCAGCGTTTACAAATATATAACAACAAGTGAACGTATGGACAGAAGGTGTTTAGTTAAACAAAGTTGTGAAAAATAACTGATATACCAAAAACAAGCGATTTAAAATGCGTTTTTTTGATTTCTTAATTCGCCATGATTTTTGGTAGTGAATAAAATCGTTATCAATGACATGCTTTATTAATTTGGTAATAGGATTACATTGGGAAACTTTTATATGAATGCACAAATCATCAGCTGCTTTCACgatttaaacttctccacagtgGAAAGACACTGAATTTTAACATTGTTCAGGCCAAATTCTGTGAGTTTAATCCTTTATAAAAATGTCCTATTAAGATTTCCAAAAAAGATATTTGACGGGGTATAGATGTATTATTGATGGAATAAAACCTTAAcagataaaaaattatttgtatctgttaatacaaatattattaatgtaccttaaatacattaatgtaGCTTaatgtatttagtttttgttttttaaaatttgcagaaTATTGTTCTTTATTATCTGCTTCTGGACTTCATCTACAAATATAACTCCCTTTAGCTGAATAATTAGTTGCTATGTCAGATTAATTACAGACATGCAGCTTTTAGTTTTCAATGagcattattttaaagttgCCAGTGGCACCCTGTGTCTGTCTGCTTTTCCTGCTACTAGTTTGATATTGTGGGATAATCTTTCCTAAACAGGGCAAATGGACCAACAAGGAAAGAGTTCTTATCTTCTCTTCAAGAGGAATCAACTTCAGAACCAGACACCTGATGCAAGACCTGAGGACCATGATGCCTCACTCGAAAGCAGGTCAGTGTTGAGGGATTCAGAGTTGTCTAATGATGGTAACGCCCGAATGTACGATGAGCCAAGATTTACTTCCACAACTTTCTGTACCAGATACCAAAATGGACAGGAAGGACAAGCTGTTTGTTGTTAATGAGGTAAGTCTGTGAAGAGCAGAATTCCTCTCACCTCACAGCATAGCCTGATGTCTGTGTGCTTTCCAGGTGTGTGAAATCAAAAATTGCAACAAGTGCCTCTTTTTCGAGGCAAAGAAGAAGCAGGACCTCTACATGTGGTGAGAGTTTCTGCCTGTGGTACTTTTTTCAAACGTTTAAGCTCCCACACTCCGTGTGGAaaccaaacatattttacaCTGAATcattctattttctttttgtaggaTCTCCAACTGTCCGCATGGACCTTCTGCAAAGTTTCTGGTTCAGAACAGTAGGTTGTTTCTCTCCTTCAGCTCTTGGATACGAAGGATATTTGTGGTGTTGCAGATACTTGATAAATGTTATTGCTTCCCTCCCAGTTCATACGTTGGCTGAGCTCAAAATGACAGGAAACTGCCTGAAAGGATCCAGACCCCTGCTCTCGTTTGATCCAGTGAGTGTCACAGAAAAAACCTGCTGATTTGcccaatgaaaataaaaatgtataacattAACATGGAGACattttgcctttgttttgtGCTCCATGATCTGAATAATGAGTAGAGCTTTGGTTGGTGAAGTCTAAAACTAcctctttgtttccttttaataGAAATTTGACAAAGAGCCCCAGTATGCTTTACTGAAGGAACTCTTcatccaggtatgttttttgttgttaaagctTGAAAAGAAATTCCCCCAACAGTGAAAATGTCTAATACAGGATGGAATTTAGTGTGACTAAATTTTAATGgtaggaaagaaagaaaatgtatttccgGACTTAATTCTGTACATTGGTTTGCAAATTTTCCCCATTTTATCCATCTGTCAGTTACTTTATTCCTTCCATCAATCTGTTAAGTCTGTTCACCCATTTATCTAGTCATCTGTCCATTCcttaatttcatttattccatccatctatttttattcattattcatttttttccagtttaattcTGTTTAGTTCTTAAGTCAATCAGTCCTCCATTATTTTTGCAGGTTTTATATGTAAAGCAGACCAAGTCACAATATTTActacatgttttggttttttcccctttaaaagaaattagctttgaaaggaaaaaaaaatcacaagtatGAAAAAGTCTTAAGATTTTGtcatgaaaaaatgtttagcaaGTGGAACCTGACCTACTAGATAATTGAAAAGCTAAGCACTTAGCTTTTACCCAATGCATGtattttcaatgtttgtttttgttgtttggagaATCCCTTTCAGTTTCAAAGAAATGATCTTTAAGTTTTCTTGTAGACATTTTCCACGCCTCACTACCATCCTAAGAGTCAGCCTTTTGTGGACCACGTCTACACTTTCTCCATCGCAGACAACAGAATATGGTTTAGAAACTACCAGGTGATCTTTCTTCATGTATCCTCAAGttttacactgcaaaagcacatttttagtAGACACTTTTACACAAGGCagagtttgtatttttctggcTTTGATTTACATTCATAataatttctctatttttccactttcagaTAATTGAAGAGGACGCCTCTCTGGTGGAGATCGGCCCACGATTTGTTCTAAACCTCATAAAGATCTTCCAGGGAAGCTTTGGAGGGCCCACACTATATGAAAATCCAAACTTCCGATCTCCAAACTTGGtaaaaaatcatatttagtCAAGCTTCTTTCTTCGTTTGACAGtcacatttcatattttgtaattatttttttttttggcttttctctTGTAATAATATTAATCATATCTCAAGCGTGGATGATAGACATTTCATCTAACTTTTGCTGCCATTGCAAAAGTGGTTGATATTATTAGGGACAGTAAATATTCTCTGACTCTGTACCAGAGAAACCACAGATTAGCCTGTATTGATTTTTTAGCAGCATGATTGATGAAAAAAACTCAAcccaagagagaaaaaaatccaccCTTTTGTATACAGCCAATAAGCACCAATATGTCAAGCTGATACTTTGTGGTTGGAAAGTTATTACAGCAGAACTACTCAGTAGctaaataatttttagtgaGATCAGAATGAAATGTGTGATATTCAGAGTGCTGCTTTTAAACAGGAAGTCTGTCTTTTTATGTTGCGCATGCATTTTTTCGGGACTGAAGTCCCGAAAAACTGACTGTAGCTATTGTTGTAATcctgcattttttcccccctgtgcACCCACAGCACAGACAGCAGATCCGCCTGGCAGCCGCAGCCAAAGTGCGAGAGAAGCAGCTGGtgaaagaaattcagaaaataaagaggGAAGATGCGAAGGAGGAGGTCGACAACGATGTGACGGCTGACGTCTTTGTTACACCAGATGAACAGAAACCTGTTCACATTCAGACGGAGCCACCTACGTCAAAAGTGgtgaagaagaaacacaaacctTTCAAGAGGGAGCGGATGCAGCGGGGACGCAGATGATTTGCTTCAGCCACAATCCtaatttttctctccttttttttttcttcttgatgtCGTGTTGTGTTCAGTGACATGTGCAGAAACTAATTGGCCATGtacaaatctttattttacaacaCATCTTAAGTATTTACAgtcctttttaataaaaatacatgctgTTAAATGAACCAGGCTTGATATAAattgttttgtataaaaaaaaatttgaattttccGGTGTACTTTGAATGTGTACCACAAAAAAGTACGTTATTCCTCAGTGTACTCGTTTCACCTGGGGTCCATTGTGTGTCAGATGAGTCAAATATTTGCTGTACAAAGAATAATCATGAACAGATACTTGATACCTgcataaatattaacatattacGACATTAAACTTAAATGGAATTTACTCAACCCAGAACTTTTGAGTTTGACTTTCGCAAAACTACAGACGGATACATGACAGGACTGGGTGGACAATGATGAGTCAAAAAACACAAGTGTGAACAAGTTAATCgctaaaatctaaacattgtgttACTCAATTCAAGTctggagattttatttatgaaaatgagaaatatgaaTTCCAACAGTTGACATTTTCAGGCTTTCAAGAAGACTAGAACTAAGGATACCCATAGCTTTTCTACTGCCTGCTCAAGCTTTTATGGCTGTGTGGTCAAATAAAGCCATTTATCCCAGCAGACCTTGAGGAGCTTAGGGCCACAACAAATCAGCTGTTACTCCTCCTCTACCTCTTCATCAGGACAACAGAAATATTCTACAAAGCAGATCTGACCATCATCATTCCTGACCAGGTACTGCAGAGAAAGAAGGCCCCTGCTGTCGGTCCTCACTGAGACTTTACAGGATATAGACAAGGCT
The sequence above is a segment of the Gambusia affinis linkage group LG17, SWU_Gaff_1.0, whole genome shotgun sequence genome. Coding sequences within it:
- the bxdc2 gene encoding ribosome biogenesis protein BRX1 homolog, whose protein sequence is MSWTSQLVAVLLRYVVCQPPFRKSSRRRRSCTSMAASKRKRGGDRAFDKKGKKGKFVVDKDETPPETEQEAKNEVTVPAPVSLGKWTNKERVLIFSSRGINFRTRHLMQDLRTMMPHSKADTKMDRKDKLFVVNEVCEIKNCNKCLFFEAKKKQDLYMWISNCPHGPSAKFLVQNIHTLAELKMTGNCLKGSRPLLSFDPKFDKEPQYALLKELFIQTFSTPHYHPKSQPFVDHVYTFSIADNRIWFRNYQIIEEDASLVEIGPRFVLNLIKIFQGSFGGPTLYENPNFRSPNLHRQQIRLAAAAKVREKQLVKEIQKIKREDAKEEVDNDVTADVFVTPDEQKPVHIQTEPPTSKVVKKKHKPFKRERMQRGRR